A part of Spiribacter vilamensis genomic DNA contains:
- a CDS encoding thioredoxin domain-containing protein — MSESPLSTNRLATATSPYLRQHAGNPVHWQPWDEAALAEARRLDRPILLSIGYSACHWCHVMAHECFENPAIAEQMNASFINIKVDREERPDLDRIYQTAHQLLVGRGGGWPLTLFLTPDQMPFFAGTYFPAEPRQGMPGFGDVMDRITRVWRDHRDEIDEQNADLQRVLDRLSRAQGGNAIPDRAPIDAARHQLGERFDPAHGGFGSAPKFPQPMALERLLRQYARSQQHGETDRGALHMACHTLRRMALGGIYDQVGGGFARYSVDNEWMIPHFEKMLSDNALLIGVATDAFQATGDRFFRRIARETAEWALREMELPDGGFATSLDADSADGEGAFYLWTPEAVRAVVDADEAELVIRRLGLDEKPNFDGRWHLQVHMAFSELAKVLHTPRQTLVERWKSAQQKLRAARDQRPHPARDDKALTAWNALMIRSLARAGRFLDLPDLIDAAERTEAFIKARLEDGYLDDYAFLLAALIELQQARWSDARTQWAQTLADTLLTRFEDGDAGGFYFTAHDHEALIQRPRTWADDALPAGNGVAALSLNRLGHWLGEPRYLAAAERTLAAAADSIDQAPAAHCSLLDALDEQLDPPQLVVIRGDEATRADLREVAEGGLQPQRLIFTPSPAQATAAAPVEGTGAWVCPGRTCLPRATSAAELRDRLNTLT; from the coding sequence ATGTCCGAATCGCCGCTCTCCACGAACCGCCTCGCGACGGCGACCAGCCCCTACCTGCGCCAGCACGCCGGCAACCCGGTTCACTGGCAGCCATGGGACGAGGCCGCCCTGGCGGAGGCCCGGCGTCTGGACCGTCCGATCCTGCTCTCGATCGGTTACTCGGCCTGCCACTGGTGCCACGTCATGGCGCATGAGTGCTTCGAGAACCCGGCGATCGCCGAGCAGATGAACGCCTCGTTCATTAATATCAAGGTCGACCGCGAAGAGCGTCCGGATCTCGATCGCATCTATCAGACCGCCCATCAACTCCTGGTGGGCCGCGGCGGTGGCTGGCCACTGACGCTGTTCCTCACGCCCGATCAGATGCCGTTTTTCGCGGGGACCTACTTCCCGGCGGAACCGCGCCAGGGCATGCCCGGTTTCGGTGATGTCATGGACCGCATCACCCGGGTCTGGCGCGATCATCGTGACGAGATCGACGAGCAGAATGCCGATCTCCAGCGCGTACTCGACCGGCTGAGCCGTGCGCAAGGCGGTAACGCAATCCCCGATCGGGCTCCCATCGATGCCGCCCGCCACCAGCTAGGCGAGCGCTTCGACCCCGCCCATGGCGGTTTCGGGAGTGCGCCGAAATTCCCGCAGCCGATGGCCCTCGAGCGCCTGCTGCGGCAGTACGCACGCAGCCAGCAACACGGCGAGACCGACCGCGGCGCCCTGCACATGGCCTGCCACACCCTGCGGCGGATGGCGCTGGGCGGCATCTACGACCAGGTCGGGGGCGGTTTTGCCCGCTACAGCGTCGATAACGAGTGGATGATCCCGCATTTCGAGAAAATGCTCTCCGACAACGCGCTTTTGATCGGCGTGGCGACGGATGCCTTCCAGGCCACCGGCGATCGGTTCTTCCGCCGCATCGCCCGCGAGACCGCCGAGTGGGCCCTGCGCGAGATGGAATTGCCCGACGGCGGCTTTGCCACGTCGCTGGACGCGGATAGCGCCGACGGCGAAGGCGCATTTTATCTGTGGACGCCCGAGGCGGTCCGCGCCGTCGTGGATGCCGATGAGGCCGAGCTGGTGATCCGTCGCCTGGGTCTGGACGAGAAGCCCAACTTCGACGGGCGCTGGCACCTGCAGGTGCACATGGCCTTCTCCGAGCTGGCGAAGGTGTTGCATACACCGCGCCAGACGCTGGTGGAGCGCTGGAAATCGGCCCAGCAAAAACTCCGCGCCGCCCGCGATCAGCGCCCGCACCCGGCTCGCGATGACAAGGCACTGACCGCCTGGAACGCGCTGATGATCCGCTCACTGGCCCGCGCCGGGCGCTTCCTCGATCTGCCCGATCTCATCGACGCCGCCGAGCGCACCGAGGCATTCATCAAGGCCCGCCTCGAGGATGGCTATCTGGATGATTACGCCTTTCTGCTGGCCGCGCTGATCGAGCTGCAGCAGGCGCGCTGGTCGGATGCGCGGACGCAGTGGGCGCAAACCCTTGCTGATACGTTGCTGACGCGATTCGAGGACGGCGACGCCGGCGGGTTCTATTTCACCGCCCACGACCACGAGGCCCTCATCCAGCGGCCGCGTACCTGGGCCGACGATGCCCTGCCGGCCGGCAATGGCGTAGCGGCGCTGTCGCTCAACCGCCTCGGGCACTGGCTGGGCGAGCCGCGCTACCTGGCGGCGGCGGAACGCACCCTCGCCGCCGCGGCGGACAGCATCGACCAAGCCCCTGCTGCCCATTGCAGCCTGCTCGATGCCCTTGATGAGCAGCTCGACCCGCCGCAGCTGGTGGTCATTCGCGGCGACGAGGCCACCCGCGCCGATCTCCGCGAGGTCGCCGAGGGCGGGCTCCAGCCCCAGCGCCTGATCTTCACCCCCAGCCCGGCGCAGGCCACCGCCGCCGCGCCCGTCGAAGGCACCGGGGCCTGGGTCTGCCCCGGGCGGACCTGCCTGCCCCGCGCCACCAGCGCCGCCGAGCTCAGGGATCGTCTGAATACCCTGACCTGA
- a CDS encoding porin, protein MKHAQKIALFMAAGMVSAGAHAADFEVADGTTLTLGGEVVLNYLSKDTKGGDSETEFTDDGSLVLIGAERDLGNGYGAYVEAEFEYNTLGEGDGDISRGASVFGFTGDFGEIQIGDSDNVFEDLITDAIDPFENASLADTDRTPEDSMITYYSPDMGGFSYRLQTRVKDENDVLVEKGDGGNPPEVKPSGNEVSLIAAAAYDFGGITLSAGYDNRGSVDTEDGDAVFESEDAVMGLAAVADITSNAEASFRYARQDNKSGDDLDLTGAALVYNYGPGDVYGAVQGVSQDGEDSRTQVAGGVNYGVADGLLIFAEYGNFDGVSAGDKDKLAVAGLILEY, encoded by the coding sequence ATGAAGCACGCACAGAAGATCGCCCTTTTCATGGCTGCCGGCATGGTCTCCGCCGGTGCCCACGCCGCCGATTTCGAGGTTGCCGACGGGACAACCCTGACTCTGGGCGGCGAGGTGGTGTTGAACTACCTGAGCAAAGACACGAAGGGCGGCGATTCCGAGACAGAATTCACCGACGACGGCTCCCTGGTTCTAATCGGTGCCGAGCGGGATCTCGGCAACGGTTATGGCGCCTACGTTGAGGCCGAGTTTGAATACAACACACTGGGCGAGGGTGACGGCGACATCAGCCGCGGCGCCAGCGTCTTCGGCTTCACCGGCGATTTCGGCGAAATCCAGATCGGTGACAGCGACAACGTCTTCGAGGACCTGATCACCGACGCCATCGATCCGTTCGAGAATGCCAGTCTCGCGGATACCGACCGGACGCCGGAAGACAGTATGATCACCTACTACAGCCCGGACATGGGCGGTTTCTCCTATCGGCTGCAGACCCGGGTCAAGGACGAGAACGATGTATTGGTGGAGAAGGGCGACGGCGGTAATCCGCCTGAAGTGAAGCCGTCTGGCAACGAGGTGAGCCTGATTGCCGCGGCCGCATACGACTTTGGCGGCATTACCCTGTCAGCCGGATATGACAATCGCGGGTCTGTAGATACCGAAGACGGCGACGCCGTTTTCGAGTCCGAGGATGCCGTCATGGGCCTGGCTGCTGTCGCCGATATCACCAGTAACGCCGAAGCGAGCTTCAGGTACGCACGCCAGGACAACAAGTCCGGCGATGATCTCGATCTGACCGGTGCTGCGCTGGTCTACAACTACGGTCCCGGTGATGTCTACGGCGCCGTGCAGGGCGTCTCGCAGGACGGAGAGGACAGCCGCACGCAGGTCGCCGGTGGTGTGAACTACGGCGTGGCCGACGGGCTGTTAATCTTCGCCGAGTACGGCAATTTCGACGGCGTCAGTGCGGGTGACAAGGACAAGCTGGCCGTCGCCGGCCTGATCCTCGAATACTAA
- a CDS encoding FAD-binding domain-containing protein, whose protein sequence is MSAQIVWFKRDLRIADHAPLARAMAAGPVLPVYVIEPDYWRQPDTAQRHWAFIRESLIELDTALAGYGLRLWVFEGEAAAIFRRLHETLGVAAIHAHEETGSDWTYRRDRAVRRICRQTGMAFHEVPQFGVVRPLASRDEWAGHWERRMKVSPVTLPSRGEALDPGPAVRAATHPVEALPTQLGVGDIPCPGRQPGGRAAGEALLESFLDARGETYRQGMSSPASAWRVCSRLSPHIAYGTLSLREIVQTHRRRWMALKAEAPRSNWAQSLKSFESRLHWHCHFIQKFEDEPALEYRNMHRGYDGLRDESGADPERLAAWIEGRTGLPFVDACMRQLRAEGWINFRMRAMLVAVSSYHLWMHWREPAQQLARLFTDYEPGIHYCQFQMQSGTTGINTLRIYNPVKQSRDQDADGAYIRHWVPELVAVSADWIHEPWRMPAGLQQRYGVRLGRDYPWPVVDHEQAAREAREKIKAHRASRDLTRESARVRRQHASRSPSPERPRQRRQRTVPGQGTLDL, encoded by the coding sequence GTGAGCGCGCAGATCGTCTGGTTCAAGCGCGACCTGCGCATTGCCGATCACGCCCCGCTGGCGCGGGCCATGGCCGCGGGGCCGGTGCTGCCGGTCTATGTCATCGAGCCCGATTACTGGCGCCAGCCGGATACCGCGCAGCGCCACTGGGCGTTCATCCGCGAGAGCCTGATCGAGCTGGACACCGCGCTGGCGGGTTACGGCCTGCGGCTGTGGGTGTTCGAGGGCGAGGCCGCCGCCATCTTCCGCCGGCTGCACGAGACGCTCGGCGTGGCGGCGATCCATGCCCACGAGGAGACCGGCAGCGACTGGACCTATCGGCGTGATCGCGCCGTGCGCCGTATCTGTCGCCAGACCGGCATGGCCTTCCACGAGGTCCCGCAGTTCGGCGTGGTCCGGCCACTGGCGAGCCGCGACGAGTGGGCCGGGCACTGGGAGCGGCGCATGAAGGTGAGCCCGGTAACATTGCCGAGCCGGGGCGAGGCGCTCGATCCGGGCCCCGCCGTGCGGGCGGCCACCCATCCCGTTGAAGCCCTTCCCACGCAGCTCGGCGTGGGCGACATCCCCTGTCCCGGCCGCCAGCCCGGCGGTCGGGCGGCCGGCGAGGCGCTGCTGGAGAGCTTCCTGGATGCGCGTGGCGAGACCTATCGCCAGGGCATGTCCAGCCCGGCGTCGGCCTGGCGGGTCTGTTCACGGCTCTCGCCGCATATCGCCTACGGCACGCTGTCGCTGCGCGAGATCGTCCAGACCCACCGCCGCCGCTGGATGGCGCTCAAGGCCGAGGCCCCGCGCTCGAACTGGGCGCAGTCGCTCAAGTCGTTCGAATCGCGCCTGCACTGGCACTGCCACTTCATCCAGAAGTTCGAGGACGAACCGGCCCTCGAGTACCGCAATATGCATCGTGGCTATGACGGCCTGCGCGATGAATCCGGTGCCGATCCCGAGCGCCTGGCCGCCTGGATCGAGGGCCGTACCGGGTTGCCCTTCGTGGATGCCTGCATGCGCCAGCTGCGCGCCGAGGGGTGGATCAACTTTCGGATGCGGGCGATGCTCGTGGCCGTATCGAGCTATCACCTTTGGATGCACTGGCGTGAGCCCGCGCAGCAGCTGGCGCGGCTTTTTACCGACTACGAGCCGGGTATCCACTACTGCCAGTTCCAGATGCAGTCGGGCACGACCGGGATCAACACCCTGCGCATCTACAACCCGGTCAAGCAGTCCCGGGATCAGGACGCGGACGGGGCGTACATCCGCCACTGGGTGCCGGAACTCGTCGCTGTGTCGGCGGACTGGATCCACGAGCCCTGGCGAATGCCGGCAGGCCTTCAGCAGCGCTATGGCGTGAGGTTGGGCCGGGATTACCCCTGGCCGGTGGTGGATCACGAACAGGCCGCCCGCGAGGCGCGGGAGAAGATCAAGGCGCACCGGGCCAGCCGGGACCTGACCCGGGAGTCGGCCCGGGTCCGCCGCCAGCACGCGAGCCGAAGCCCCAGCCCCGAGCGCCCGCGACAGCGTCGCCAGCGCACGGTGCCGGGCCAGGGCACGCTCGATCTCTAG
- a CDS encoding DUF2256 domain-containing protein yields the protein MAQKPLPSKTCPVCGRDFKWRRKWARDWENVRYCSERCRRNRQLVDEGGEADAPRAVPGGKKRRRS from the coding sequence ATGGCGCAAAAGCCCCTGCCCAGCAAGACCTGCCCGGTCTGCGGCCGTGACTTCAAGTGGCGGCGCAAGTGGGCGCGCGACTGGGAGAACGTGCGCTACTGCTCGGAGCGCTGCCGGCGTAACCGACAGCTTGTGGACGAGGGCGGTGAGGCGGACGCCCCGCGCGCCGTGCCCGGCGGCAAAAAGCGGCGGCGATCGTGA
- a CDS encoding NAD-dependent protein deacetylase: protein MARSRPLPEAADEWSVADLAPALEAHAPVMVITGAGVSTGSGIPDYRDHRGSWKRGSPMQITEFTGSEYGRKRYWARSLVGWRTVEQARPNPAHRALATLGELGVVGPVITQNVDGLHQAAGSRDVLDLHGRLDRVECRDCARVIPRSLHQAQLEAANPDWAAAAQARYTAPDGDVELGDVDYDRFVVPTCEACGGMLKPAVTFFGETVPKPRVAAAFAALESASALWVVGSSLMVWSGYRFVRAAAAAGKPVYVLGLGITRGDAEASGRLTADCADGLARIIRALPARAVAN from the coding sequence GTGGCGAGATCCCGGCCACTCCCCGAGGCCGCCGATGAATGGTCGGTGGCGGACCTCGCGCCGGCCCTCGAGGCGCATGCCCCGGTGATGGTGATCACCGGGGCCGGGGTCTCCACCGGCTCGGGTATCCCCGACTACCGCGATCACCGCGGCAGCTGGAAACGCGGCTCGCCCATGCAGATCACCGAGTTCACCGGCAGCGAGTATGGCCGCAAGCGCTACTGGGCCCGCAGCCTGGTGGGCTGGCGAACGGTGGAGCAGGCGCGCCCCAACCCCGCTCACCGGGCGCTGGCGACCCTGGGTGAGCTAGGCGTGGTGGGGCCGGTCATCACCCAGAACGTCGACGGCCTGCACCAGGCCGCCGGCAGCCGGGATGTCCTCGACCTGCACGGCCGCCTCGACCGGGTGGAGTGCCGGGACTGCGCGCGGGTCATTCCGCGATCGCTACACCAGGCGCAGCTCGAGGCCGCCAACCCCGACTGGGCCGCCGCGGCGCAGGCCCGCTACACCGCGCCGGATGGTGACGTCGAGCTCGGTGATGTGGACTACGACCGCTTCGTGGTGCCGACCTGCGAGGCCTGCGGCGGGATGCTCAAGCCGGCGGTGACCTTCTTTGGCGAGACCGTTCCCAAGCCGCGGGTGGCGGCGGCATTCGCGGCGCTGGAGAGCGCCTCCGCGCTGTGGGTGGTGGGCTCGTCGCTCATGGTGTGGTCGGGTTATCGGTTCGTGCGGGCCGCGGCGGCCGCCGGGAAGCCCGTCTATGTGCTGGGGCTGGGCATTACCCGTGGCGATGCCGAGGCCAGCGGGCGGCTCACTGCCGACTGTGCCGACGGGCTGGCGCGGATCATCCGGGCGCTGCCCGCCCGGGCGGTGGCGAACTGA
- a CDS encoding Bcr/CflA family multidrug efflux MFS transporter — MFGPVKPARANGVAMIVILGVITAFAPLSIDLYLPSLPLIEQDLSVSPGLTQLSLALFFIGLAVGQFFYGPLADRYGRRRPLLVGILLYLAATLLCAFSMNIEMLLAGRLTQGFGAAAGPVIARAVVRDLYSGRRAARVMSFVILVMTVAPLIAPVLGGWISSLLGWRAVFGALTLFALACGATLLLALPETHPVERRQSDRLGRLFMGYVPIVRDPLSLAYLGAGGMAFAALFAYVAGSPFVYTEVFGVSQANFGYFFALNVVGLLLGNLTNGQLVMRFGHRRMLTAGVLTMAMGTTVLVAMVAAGIRGQWLLTPVLFVTLSTVGIIAANTVAGLLNRHPDHAGSASALFGVVQFGFGAMSAALVSTIGGDQLVTMVMVMALTAALALASLSALWHQQRQVAAAG; from the coding sequence TTGTTCGGACCCGTCAAACCCGCCCGCGCCAATGGCGTGGCGATGATCGTCATCCTCGGTGTCATCACCGCGTTCGCGCCCCTGTCCATCGACCTGTATCTGCCCAGTCTGCCACTGATCGAGCAGGATCTGTCGGTCAGCCCCGGGCTCACCCAGCTGAGCCTGGCGCTGTTTTTCATCGGCCTCGCGGTCGGCCAGTTCTTCTACGGGCCACTGGCGGACCGTTACGGGCGCCGTCGGCCATTGCTCGTGGGCATCCTGCTCTACCTCGCAGCGACGCTGCTCTGCGCGTTCTCGATGAATATCGAGATGCTCCTCGCCGGGCGACTGACCCAGGGCTTCGGCGCCGCGGCCGGCCCCGTCATCGCCCGCGCCGTGGTCCGCGATCTCTATTCCGGCCGGCGGGCGGCCCGGGTGATGTCGTTCGTCATCCTGGTGATGACCGTTGCCCCGCTGATTGCACCGGTGCTGGGCGGCTGGATCAGCAGCCTGCTGGGCTGGCGGGCGGTATTCGGGGCACTGACGCTGTTCGCACTCGCCTGCGGGGCAACGCTGCTGCTGGCGCTGCCGGAGACGCATCCCGTCGAACGGCGCCAGAGTGATCGTCTGGGACGGCTTTTCATGGGCTATGTACCCATCGTCCGCGACCCGCTCAGCCTCGCCTACCTGGGCGCGGGCGGGATGGCGTTCGCCGCGCTGTTCGCCTATGTCGCCGGCAGCCCGTTCGTCTACACCGAGGTGTTCGGCGTCTCGCAGGCGAATTTCGGGTATTTCTTTGCCCTCAACGTGGTCGGCCTGCTGCTCGGCAACCTCACCAACGGCCAGCTGGTCATGCGTTTCGGGCACCGGCGCATGCTCACCGCCGGCGTACTGACCATGGCGATGGGGACGACGGTGCTTGTCGCCATGGTCGCGGCCGGGATCCGCGGCCAGTGGCTGCTGACCCCGGTGCTTTTCGTCACGCTGAGCACGGTCGGGATCATCGCCGCCAACACCGTGGCCGGGCTGCTCAACCGCCATCCCGACCATGCCGGATCGGCCTCGGCGCTGTTCGGCGTGGTGCAGTTCGGTTTCGGCGCAATGAGTGCCGCGCTCGTCAGCACCATCGGGGGCGATCAGCTCGTCACCATGGTCATGGTCATGGCGCTGACCGCGGCGCTGGCGCTGGCCTCGCTCTCGGCGCTCTGGCACCAGCAGCGGCAAGTCGCCGCGGCGGGCTGA
- a CDS encoding MlaC/ttg2D family ABC transporter substrate-binding protein, translated as MTRTDNLLPTLQALVAAALLMLGTTVGATTSAEDNTPETPEAVVEYVVTDALNSIAERQETLAADRDAAVAIFNDQVRPYVDTLLMARFAMGPAARTADPADIERLAEALADRVANLYAGALQRYAEDAADFAESGSVDLRLVSEKDNRAIVSALAEGPGIDSLKLRIQLYKRDDRWRVFDIETSGISILLVFRDALQSAAGRDGGVDAMIEALEEGAIDVEDEWEEQTGGDEAQ; from the coding sequence ATGACCCGAACTGATAACCTGCTGCCGACGCTGCAAGCGCTCGTTGCGGCCGCCCTCCTCATGCTGGGGACGACCGTCGGCGCCACGACGTCGGCCGAGGACAACACCCCCGAGACGCCCGAAGCCGTCGTCGAGTACGTGGTAACCGATGCGCTCAACAGCATCGCCGAGCGTCAGGAGACCCTGGCCGCCGACCGGGACGCCGCCGTCGCAATCTTCAATGACCAGGTCCGGCCCTATGTGGACACGCTGCTGATGGCGCGCTTTGCGATGGGGCCCGCCGCACGTACCGCCGACCCGGCGGACATCGAGCGACTCGCCGAGGCGCTCGCCGATCGTGTCGCCAATCTCTACGCCGGCGCGCTGCAGCGCTATGCCGAGGATGCCGCCGACTTCGCCGAGAGCGGCAGCGTCGACCTGCGCCTGGTAAGCGAGAAGGACAATCGCGCGATTGTGAGTGCACTGGCCGAGGGGCCGGGGATCGACAGCCTCAAGCTGCGCATCCAGCTCTACAAGCGCGATGATCGCTGGCGGGTGTTCGATATCGAGACCAGCGGCATCAGCATCCTGCTGGTCTTCCGCGACGCACTACAGTCGGCAGCGGGACGTGACGGCGGTGTGGACGCGATGATCGAGGCCCTCGAGGAAGGCGCCATCGATGTCGAGGATGAGTGGGAGGAGCAGACCGGCGGCGACGAGGCTCAGTAG
- a CDS encoding lipocalin-like domain-containing protein, with product MRRIDAGLMGLVGLLIGAVVIGVFRFGLPGSEPRPAAQSLAAAMGPSDDADAYARVTGPRALSFPADHGAHPDHRTEWWYFTGNLTSESGDDYGFQLTLFRTALAPEAKDRPSDWATRQVWMGHFAVTDLARGEHRAAERYQRGALGLAGATTRPVRVWMDDWEIRSDDPDTLFPLTIKADDPQTGIAVDLAIDAARPHVLQGDAGYSQKGEDPANASRYYSYTRLAAEGEVAFADSTASVTGSAWLDREWSTSALDADQAGWDWFALQLEDGRDLMVYRLRRNDGETDRHSAGILVEPDGSSRTLTAEDFRLTAQRYWTSPRTGSRYPVAWELRLPEEGMTLVVEARLDDQEMPTTVRYWEGAVAVEGTASGVGYLEMTGY from the coding sequence ATGCGACGGATTGATGCCGGTCTGATGGGATTGGTGGGGCTGCTGATCGGGGCGGTAGTGATCGGGGTGTTCCGCTTCGGACTGCCGGGTAGCGAGCCACGCCCGGCGGCGCAAAGCCTGGCCGCGGCAATGGGGCCGAGCGATGATGCCGATGCCTATGCCCGGGTGACGGGACCGCGAGCGCTGTCCTTTCCCGCGGACCACGGCGCACATCCCGACCATCGCACCGAGTGGTGGTATTTCACGGGTAATCTCACGAGCGAATCCGGTGACGATTACGGCTTCCAGCTCACGCTGTTCCGGACCGCGCTGGCGCCCGAGGCGAAAGACCGCCCCTCCGACTGGGCGACCCGCCAGGTCTGGATGGGGCATTTCGCCGTGACCGACCTCGCCCGCGGCGAGCATCGCGCCGCCGAGCGCTACCAGCGCGGGGCCCTGGGGCTGGCCGGTGCCACGACCCGCCCGGTGCGGGTGTGGATGGATGACTGGGAGATCCGCAGCGACGATCCGGACACGCTCTTCCCGCTCACGATCAAGGCCGACGATCCGCAGACGGGTATCGCCGTCGATCTGGCCATCGACGCCGCCAGGCCCCATGTCCTGCAGGGCGACGCCGGCTACAGCCAGAAGGGCGAGGACCCTGCCAATGCCTCGCGCTACTACTCCTACACCCGGCTCGCGGCCGAGGGCGAGGTGGCATTCGCCGACTCCACCGCGTCGGTCACCGGCAGCGCCTGGCTGGATCGGGAGTGGAGTACGAGCGCCCTGGATGCCGATCAGGCCGGCTGGGACTGGTTCGCCCTGCAACTCGAGGACGGCCGCGATCTGATGGTCTACCGGTTGCGACGTAACGATGGCGAGACCGATCGCCACTCGGCGGGGATCCTCGTCGAGCCGGACGGCAGCAGCCGCACACTCACCGCCGAGGATTTCCGCCTGACCGCCCAGCGTTACTGGACGAGCCCGCGGACCGGTTCACGCTATCCGGTGGCCTGGGAATTGCGTCTGCCCGAAGAGGGCATGACGCTGGTGGTGGAAGCGCGGCTGGACGATCAGGAAATGCCCACCACCGTGCGCTACTGGGAGGGTGCCGTGGCGGTGGAGGGCACCGCCAGCGGCGTCGGTTACCTGGAGATGACCGGCTACTGA